In a genomic window of Muntiacus reevesi chromosome 1, mMunRee1.1, whole genome shotgun sequence:
- the CIMAP1D gene encoding protein CIMAP1D isoform X3 — protein sequence MQGRGKSPGLEVTPGPGAYSPEKVAPMRQRTPPAFTLGSRLRPRPLNTSAPAPNTYTLPSLWGSQVFTKPSSPSYTVAGRTPPARPPQDPAEIPGPGQYDSPDPNAYRQRRPAFTMLGRPRAPRPPDETPGPGSHSPEQVTVTMARAPAFTMGIRHSKRATTMATDPAP from the exons ATGCAGGGCCGGGGCAAGTCTCCTG GTCTGGAGGTGACACCCGGCCCTGGTGCTTACAGCCCAGAGAAGGTGGCCCCCATGCGCCAGCGGACGCCTCCAGCTTTCACCCTGGGCTCCCGCCTCCGCCCACGGCCCCTGAACACCTCAGCCCCTGCCCCCAACACCTACACCCTGCCCTCCCTCTGGGGCTCGCAGGTCTTCACCAAGCCCAGCAGCCCCAGCTACACTGTGGCTGGCCGcacgccccccgcccgccccccgcaGGACCCTGCGGAGATACCCGGCCCTGGCCAGTATGACAGCCCGGACCCCAATGCCTACCGTCAGCGCCGGCCGGCCTTCACCATGCTGGGGCGGCCCCGAGCCCCACGGCCCCCAGATGAGACACCCGGCCCTGGCAGCCACAGCCCCGAGCAGGTCACTGTGACCATGGCCAGGGCCCCGGCATTCACCATGGGCATCCGCCACTCCAAGCGGGCTACCACCATGGCCACAGACCCCGCACCCTGA